GGAAGAATAGAGGAAGTGGGAATGGTTAATCGTTAGTAGTGAGTGGTTAGTGGATAGTGGTTAGTAGAAAAAACAACTACCAACTAACAACTACCAACTACCAACTACCAACTACCAACTAAACAATTCCCGATTCCTCATTCCTCATATGCAGTTATGTCCCACACCGATTTCACTCAAAAGTTGCAAGGTTTAATGCAACGGGTGGGTATTTCTAGTTTTAGAGCGCTGAGTCGCACTGCTGGTGTCTCAGAGCGTCAACTTTTGCGGTTACGGCGGTTCGGAGTTGAGCAGATGCGGGTGGATGTCCTACTTAAGTTATCGCAAGCGCTACAACTCCCTTTAACTGAGTTAGTTGCCACTTTTTCTCAAGTAGAATTGGTGAAAGACAAAGATACACCAACCCAAGAATTGTTACAATACGTAGCACAATTGAAAAAAGAATACGAGCGATCGCAACAGCAAATACAACAACAACGACAAATATTGCTGCAAGAGTTCCAGCAGTCAAGTTTGCAACTGTTGGAATCTTTGTTATTGCAGTTTCCTACAGCGGCACACAAAGCACGAGAAAATCTCCAGTTACCAGCGCAAAATATCGTTCCGTTAGTGCAGAAACCCTTAGAAAAACTTTTGCAGCAGTGGGGAGTGGAAGCCATAGCACCTGTGGGAGCAGAACTACCTTATGATCCTCAACTGCACCAGCTTCTGGAAGGAAATCCACAACCAGGGGAAATTGTCAAGGTGCGTTATACTGGTTACCGTCAAGGGGACAAGTTGCTATATCGAGCTAAGGTGAGTCCCGTTTCACTAAGAGTATAGGGAAGTACGGACGCGATGTCTTGCGTTCCTTCGGATGTAGGTAAAGAATCGTGGAACCACAAACTGTTAAGAAATCACAAACAAATGATTTCCAGTAAATCTTGATGTATTACTCAGAACTTTTACATAGCTATGTGGCAGGCATTTTTCAAATGAATTACTATTGGTATAGACTGGCAATCGCAGGAACGGTTTATACTTATTAATTAGTACTCACATATTATGACATATCAAGTAAAAGTTGTTCAACTTAAGGGAGTTTTAGATGCTACGCAATCGCCAGAGTTTAGAGAAAAAATTAATGAAATTATACACAAAGAAAATAGTGTAAAAATAGTGTTAATTGATTTTAAAGATGTAACTTTTATGGACAGTTCTGGCTTGGGAGCTTTGGTGTTAGCTTTCAAGGCACTACAGGATGCAGATAGAAAGTTGGTTGTTTGCTCGATTAATGAGCAAGTCAGGATACTGTTTGAAATTACGGGTATGGATAAGGTATTTGAAATATTTCCTAA
The sequence above is a segment of the Mastigocladopsis repens PCC 10914 genome. Coding sequences within it:
- a CDS encoding STAS domain-containing protein; amino-acid sequence: MTYQVKVVQLKGVLDATQSPEFREKINEIIHKENSVKIVLIDFKDVTFMDSSGLGALVLAFKALQDADRKLVVCSINEQVRILFEITGMDKVFEIFPNQEEFSKVALSKIN
- the grpE gene encoding nucleotide exchange factor GrpE codes for the protein MSHTDFTQKLQGLMQRVGISSFRALSRTAGVSERQLLRLRRFGVEQMRVDVLLKLSQALQLPLTELVATFSQVELVKDKDTPTQELLQYVAQLKKEYERSQQQIQQQRQILLQEFQQSSLQLLESLLLQFPTAAHKARENLQLPAQNIVPLVQKPLEKLLQQWGVEAIAPVGAELPYDPQLHQLLEGNPQPGEIVKVRYTGYRQGDKLLYRAKVSPVSLRV